The following are from one region of the Mycolicibacterium helvum genome:
- a CDS encoding lysophospholipid acyltransferase family protein, which yields MAGDSKAKVIPLHSNSTRAAAARRAAQRAEAARRHPSLLADPGTRASAEDIAAVVREIDARRGAGTIGGAAEAPNELAQRISAIADFVSKRLTGDYTVDEFGFDPQFNNALVLPLLRFFFQNWFRVEVSGIENLPKNGAGLLVANHAGTLPFDGLMLSVAVHDHHPNNRDLRLLAADMVFDMPMMGPIARKAGHTMASTVDAHRLLVGGELTAVFPEGYKGLGKHFRDRYKLQRFGRGGFVSAALRTKAPIIPCSIVGSEEIYPMIADVKLLARVLGLPYFPITPLFPLAGPAGLVPLPSKWHIAFGTPIETADYDESAADDPMVTFELTDQVRETIQQTLYQLLTKRRNMFLG from the coding sequence GTGGCGGGTGATTCCAAGGCGAAAGTGATTCCGCTGCACTCAAATTCAACGCGGGCTGCGGCTGCCCGACGGGCCGCCCAGCGCGCGGAGGCGGCGCGCCGACATCCCTCGCTGCTGGCCGACCCCGGTACCCGCGCGTCGGCGGAAGATATTGCCGCTGTCGTCAGAGAAATCGATGCGCGCCGCGGCGCGGGCACAATTGGTGGCGCCGCCGAGGCTCCTAATGAACTGGCCCAACGTATTTCGGCAATCGCTGATTTCGTGTCCAAGCGACTCACCGGCGATTACACGGTTGACGAATTCGGTTTCGATCCGCAGTTCAACAACGCGCTCGTCCTGCCTTTGCTGCGTTTCTTTTTCCAGAATTGGTTCCGGGTTGAGGTCAGCGGCATTGAGAACCTGCCGAAGAATGGCGCCGGCCTACTGGTCGCCAATCACGCCGGGACGTTGCCGTTCGACGGGTTGATGTTGTCGGTGGCGGTGCACGACCACCATCCGAACAACCGGGACTTGCGGTTGCTGGCGGCCGACATGGTCTTCGACATGCCGATGATGGGCCCGATCGCCCGCAAGGCCGGCCACACCATGGCGTCCACCGTCGATGCGCACCGGCTGCTGGTGGGCGGCGAGCTGACGGCGGTGTTCCCCGAGGGCTACAAGGGCTTGGGCAAGCACTTCCGGGATCGCTACAAGCTGCAGCGATTCGGTCGCGGCGGGTTCGTCTCGGCGGCGCTGCGAACCAAGGCGCCGATCATCCCGTGCTCGATCGTCGGCTCCGAGGAGATCTACCCGATGATCGCCGACGTGAAGCTGCTCGCGCGGGTGCTGGGGTTGCCCTACTTCCCGATCACACCGCTGTTCCCGCTGGCCGGCCCTGCCGGGCTGGTGCCGCTTCCGTCCAAGTGGCACATCGCATTTGGGACGCCGATCGAGACGGCCGACTACGACGAATCGGCAGCCGACGACCCGATGGTCACCTTCGAGTTGACCGACCAGGTACGCGAGACCATCCAGCAGACGCTGTACCAGTTGCTGACCAAGCGTCGCAACATGTTCTTGGGCTGA
- a CDS encoding helix-turn-helix domain-containing protein: MTSMNGPSARDSAGKSARDAGGADSAPAARAQFLTVAEVASLMRVSKMTVYRLVHNGELPAVRVGRSFRVHAKAVHDLLETSYFDAG; the protein is encoded by the coding sequence ATGACGTCTATGAACGGGCCATCGGCGCGGGATTCGGCTGGAAAATCGGCGCGGGATGCCGGTGGCGCCGATAGTGCTCCGGCCGCCAGAGCTCAATTTCTGACCGTCGCCGAAGTGGCCTCGCTGATGCGGGTCAGCAAGATGACGGTGTACCGCCTGGTGCACAACGGTGAGCTGCCCGCAGTGCGGGTCGGTCGGTCGTTCCGGGTGCATGCCAAGGCCGTCCACGACTTGCTGGAGACGTCGTACTTCGACGCGGGCTAG
- a CDS encoding SDR family oxidoreductase yields the protein MDSGGTDTEAPHYPKVVLVTGACRFLGGYLTARLVQNPLINKVIAVDAVAPSKDLLRRMGRAEFVRADIRNPFIAKVIRNGEVDTVVHASAASYAPRSGGRATLKEINVMGAMQLFAACQKAPSVRRVILKSTSEVYGSHAHDPVVYTEDSSSRRPPGEGFARDSIDIEGYVRGLGRRRPDIAVTILRLANMIGPAMDTALSRYLAGPLVTTVLGHDARLQLLHEQDALGALERATMAGKSGTFNIGADGVIMMSQAIRRSGRVAVPLPNSGVWALYSLRRTGRPSDLNRDQMDWLNYGRVMDTTRMRSELGFAPKWTTIEAFDDYVRGRGLTPIIDPKWVRSLESRAVAVAQRWGG from the coding sequence ATGGATTCCGGCGGCACCGACACCGAAGCCCCGCACTACCCGAAGGTCGTGCTGGTCACCGGGGCCTGCCGGTTCCTCGGCGGGTACCTGACCGCGCGGCTGGTGCAGAACCCGTTGATCAACAAGGTCATCGCGGTCGATGCTGTTGCACCGAGCAAAGACCTTCTGCGCCGGATGGGTCGGGCCGAGTTCGTCCGCGCCGACATTCGAAACCCGTTTATCGCCAAGGTGATTCGAAACGGCGAAGTCGACACGGTCGTGCATGCCTCGGCGGCCTCCTATGCCCCGCGTTCGGGTGGGCGTGCCACGTTGAAGGAAATCAACGTCATGGGCGCCATGCAGTTGTTCGCGGCCTGCCAGAAGGCGCCGTCGGTGCGCCGGGTGATCCTGAAGTCGACCTCCGAGGTATACGGGTCGCACGCGCACGACCCGGTGGTCTACACCGAGGACAGCAGTAGCCGTCGGCCGCCGGGTGAGGGCTTCGCCCGCGACAGCATCGACATCGAGGGCTACGTGCGTGGGCTGGGCCGGCGTAGGCCCGATATCGCCGTCACGATCCTGCGGCTGGCCAACATGATCGGCCCGGCCATGGATACCGCGTTGTCGCGCTATCTGGCCGGTCCGTTGGTGACCACGGTGCTGGGCCATGACGCGCGACTGCAGCTGCTGCACGAGCAGGACGCGTTGGGGGCGCTGGAGCGCGCCACGATGGCGGGCAAGTCGGGCACGTTCAACATCGGAGCCGACGGCGTGATCATGATGTCGCAGGCGATCCGGCGTTCCGGACGGGTTGCGGTTCCGTTGCCGAATTCCGGGGTTTGGGCACTGTATTCGTTGCGACGGACGGGCCGGCCTTCCGACCTCAACCGTGACCAGATGGACTGGCTAAATTACGGACGCGTCATGGACACCACCAGAATGCGCTCCGAGTTGGGCTTTGCGCCGAAATGGACGACGATAGAGGCCTTCGACGATTACGTGCGTGGCCGAGGTTTGACCCCGATCATCGACCCGAAATGGGTACGCTCTCTGGAGAGTCGCGCGGTCGCCGTTGCGCAGCGATGGGGCGGCTGA
- a CDS encoding 30S ribosomal protein bS22 codes for MGSVIKKRRKRMSKKKHRKLLRRTRVQRRKLGK; via the coding sequence ATGGGTTCAGTCATCAAGAAGCGGCGCAAGCGCATGTCGAAGAAGAAGCACCGCAAGTTGCTGCGTCGTACCCGGGTCCAGCGCAGAAAACTCGGTAAGTAG